A single genomic interval of Rhodothermus profundi harbors:
- a CDS encoding NADH-quinone oxidoreductase subunit A produces the protein MLTDFIPLFIMIGLALGLAFSLLKLAEILGPHRPNPIKRMPYESGMDPVGTAHERYTVKFYLVAMIFIVFDVEIVFLYPWAVSYRDFLEAGAGLGVLAVVVFFLIILAIGLLYDIKKGGLEFD, from the coding sequence ATGCTGACTGATTTTATTCCGCTGTTTATCATGATTGGGCTGGCCCTCGGGCTGGCCTTCTCGCTGCTGAAGCTGGCCGAAATTCTGGGGCCGCATCGCCCTAACCCTATCAAGCGCATGCCCTATGAAAGTGGCATGGACCCGGTAGGGACGGCCCACGAGCGCTACACGGTGAAATTCTATCTGGTGGCTATGATCTTCATCGTGTTTGACGTGGAAATCGTTTTCCTGTATCCATGGGCCGTCAGCTACCGAGACTTTCTGGAAGCCGGGGCCGGTCTGGGCGTGCTGGCCGTCGTAGTCTTCTTTTTAATCATCCTGGCCATCGGGCTGCTGTACGATATCAAGAAAGGCGGCCTGGAATTTGACTAA
- the nuoD gene encoding NADH dehydrogenase (quinone) subunit D, translating into MSTAPSFVGPDRQGLFNFWPRHNEAIYRRLETKHAWLEERHRPPGGDGEPDPLEHEMILNIGPQHPATHGVLRCIVKLDGEVMEKCVIDLGYLHRGLEKVAEHKTYQEFMPYTDRMDYLSPYSNNVAWCLAVEKVAGIEVPERAQWIRMIMCELARISSHLLWLGVGLMDAGAVSVFLWAFKYREEIYSIFDEVCGARFTVSHSRIGGVASDLSPTALAMIRRFVEEFPRELADWEKIINRNKIWIDRNEGIGVLTAEEAIELGVTGPNLRGSGVDYDIRRFEPYLKYDEVDFNIPIRTEGDSLARYFVRMEEMKESVRIIRQCLERLPEGPIRNDNAKLAYPSKEEVYYSMEGMIHDFLYTDVGVCPPKGAHSYHAIEAPKGELGFYIISDGTGKPWRVRIKAPSFSNLQGLEYMMEGAMIGDMVILIGTIDPVMGEADK; encoded by the coding sequence ATGAGCACGGCGCCCAGTTTTGTAGGACCTGACCGTCAGGGTCTGTTCAACTTCTGGCCCCGCCACAACGAGGCCATCTATCGCCGGCTAGAAACCAAACATGCGTGGCTGGAAGAGCGGCATCGACCTCCCGGCGGCGACGGCGAGCCCGATCCGCTCGAACATGAGATGATTCTTAATATCGGGCCCCAGCACCCGGCCACGCACGGAGTGCTCCGGTGCATCGTGAAGCTCGACGGCGAGGTCATGGAAAAATGTGTGATCGACCTGGGCTACCTGCACCGGGGCCTGGAAAAAGTGGCCGAACACAAAACCTACCAGGAGTTCATGCCCTACACCGACCGCATGGACTACCTGTCGCCTTACTCCAACAACGTGGCCTGGTGCCTGGCCGTCGAAAAAGTAGCCGGCATCGAAGTGCCGGAGCGGGCCCAGTGGATCCGCATGATCATGTGTGAACTGGCCCGCATCTCCAGCCACCTGCTCTGGCTGGGCGTAGGCCTGATGGACGCCGGCGCCGTATCTGTCTTCCTCTGGGCCTTTAAGTACCGCGAAGAGATCTACAGCATCTTCGACGAGGTGTGTGGCGCTCGTTTTACGGTCTCGCACAGCCGCATCGGGGGCGTAGCGTCAGACCTGTCGCCGACTGCCCTCGCCATGATTCGCCGCTTCGTCGAAGAGTTTCCCAGAGAACTGGCCGACTGGGAGAAAATTATCAATCGCAATAAAATCTGGATCGATCGCAACGAAGGCATCGGCGTCCTGACCGCGGAAGAGGCGATCGAGCTGGGCGTCACAGGACCCAACCTGCGCGGAAGTGGGGTTGACTATGACATCCGTCGCTTTGAACCCTACCTGAAATACGACGAGGTAGACTTCAATATCCCGATCCGTACGGAAGGGGATAGCCTGGCCCGCTACTTCGTGCGGATGGAGGAAATGAAAGAAAGCGTGCGCATTATCCGCCAGTGCCTGGAACGGCTGCCCGAAGGTCCCATCCGCAACGATAACGCCAAGCTGGCTTACCCTTCCAAGGAAGAAGTCTACTACTCCATGGAGGGGATGATTCATGACTTCCTGTACACCGATGTGGGCGTCTGCCCGCCCAAAGGTGCTCACAGCTACCACGCAATTGAAGCTCCGAAGGGCGAACTGGGCTTCTATATCATTTCGGACGGCACCGGCAAGCCGTGGCGCGTGCGCATCAAGGCGCCCAGCTTCTCCAACCTACAGGGCCTCGAATACATGATGGAAGGTGCCATGATCGGTGACATGGTGATTTTGATCGGCACCATTGATCCGGTCATGGGCGAAGCTGATAAATAA
- a CDS encoding NADH-quinone oxidoreductase subunit C has product MAELSGNDRPKTPEALKFHFTPVDPPRGDELNPHAKATTYVPEVVEALKEHFGDIIEAVDVYAGEHTVRVRTDKIVEVCRFLKEKQGFNYLADLGGIDRFTEEGRFEVFYNLVSIARRKRIRLKVRVDEENPVVPSVTSVYRAANWNERECYDMFGIRFEGHPDLRRMYLPEDFEYHPLRKEFPLLGIPGSLPLPAQTPGGPLTRDPFARAHGYTPPAGYEEPPADEEVSEH; this is encoded by the coding sequence ATGGCTGAACTATCCGGAAACGACCGCCCAAAAACACCCGAAGCGCTGAAATTCCACTTCACGCCGGTCGATCCACCCCGTGGGGATGAGCTGAATCCCCATGCCAAAGCTACTACGTATGTGCCGGAGGTAGTCGAAGCCCTGAAAGAGCACTTTGGCGACATCATCGAAGCGGTGGACGTGTATGCCGGCGAGCATACGGTGCGCGTCCGCACCGACAAAATCGTGGAAGTATGCCGCTTTCTGAAAGAAAAGCAGGGCTTCAACTACCTGGCCGATCTGGGCGGCATCGACCGCTTCACCGAGGAGGGACGCTTTGAGGTGTTTTACAATCTGGTATCCATTGCGCGCCGCAAGCGCATTCGCCTGAAAGTACGCGTGGACGAAGAAAACCCGGTGGTGCCCTCGGTGACCTCCGTCTACCGGGCTGCCAACTGGAACGAACGCGAATGCTACGACATGTTTGGCATTCGCTTCGAAGGCCACCCGGACCTGCGGCGGATGTACCTGCCGGAAGACTTCGAATACCACCCGCTGCGCAAAGAATTTCCGCTGCTGGGCATCCCGGGCTCCCTCCCCCTGCCTGCCCAAACGCCGGGCGGCCCGCTGACGCGCGATCCCTTCGCCCGAGCCCACGGCTACACGCCCCCAGCGGGCTACGAAGAGCCCCCAGCCGACGAAGAAGTCTCTGAGCACTGA
- a CDS encoding NADH-quinone oxidoreductase subunit B encodes MLDLREGFLTTRLDVLLNWARSNSLMPMPMGLACCAIEMMAFAGPKYDVARFGSEAMRFSPRQADLMIVAGWCTYKMAHAIRRVWDQMPDPKWCIAMGACASTGGMHRCYGVVQGVDNFLPVDVYIPGCPPRPEAVLHALMDIQEKIRNEYSVAQDYTYGEPREAAPPARPHVLSPEGEEPVARDVLHRPLKST; translated from the coding sequence ATGCTAGATCTTCGAGAAGGGTTTCTAACGACGCGATTGGACGTGCTCCTGAACTGGGCGCGCTCCAATTCGCTGATGCCCATGCCGATGGGCCTGGCCTGCTGCGCCATCGAAATGATGGCCTTTGCCGGCCCTAAATATGACGTGGCGCGCTTCGGCAGCGAAGCCATGCGGTTCTCGCCGCGTCAGGCTGACCTGATGATTGTGGCCGGATGGTGCACCTACAAAATGGCGCATGCCATCCGACGCGTGTGGGACCAGATGCCCGACCCCAAGTGGTGCATCGCGATGGGTGCTTGCGCCTCAACAGGCGGAATGCATCGCTGCTATGGGGTGGTGCAGGGCGTCGACAACTTCCTACCGGTTGACGTTTACATTCCCGGCTGCCCTCCCCGCCCGGAGGCGGTTCTGCACGCCCTGATGGATATTCAGGAGAAAATCCGCAACGAATATTCGGTCGCGCAGGATTACACCTACGGAGAGCCGCGCGAGGCTGCTCCGCCTGCACGCCCGCATGTGCTCTCTCCCGAAGGCGAGGAGCCGGTGGCGCGCGACGTACTGCACCGGCCGCTGAAGTCGACCTGA
- the purB gene encoding adenylosuccinate lyase, with product MIARYTRPEMAQLWSEEAQYQSWLDVELAACEAWAEIGVIPKEDVEKLRRNARFDIQRIHELEKITRHDVVAFTRAVSESLGEERRWIHYGLTSSDVVDTAWSYRLKQANDLILEALDRFLEVLARRAREHKRTLMMGRTHGVHAEPTTFGLKLALFYDMMQRNRARFVAAAEEMRVGKLSGAVGTFAHIPPEVERLTCEKLGLKPAPISTQVLARDRHAHYLSVLALIGATLEQLAVEVRHLQRSEVREVEEAFGQGQKGSSAMPHKRNPIASENITGCARLLRGYMLSAYENVALWHERDISHSSVERVILPDATTLVHYALHRYADVLDSLRIYPQRMRRNMELTFGLYNSQRLLLMLIDKGLSREAAYDLVQPAAMQAWDEERPFYEIVRQHPGITRHLSPEEIDEAFDPAYHLRYVDEIFRRVGLE from the coding sequence ATGATTGCGCGCTACACGCGCCCCGAAATGGCGCAGCTCTGGAGCGAAGAAGCCCAGTACCAGTCATGGCTCGACGTCGAGCTGGCTGCCTGTGAGGCCTGGGCTGAAATTGGGGTTATTCCGAAAGAAGACGTAGAGAAGCTGCGCCGGAATGCCCGTTTCGACATCCAGCGCATTCATGAACTGGAAAAAATCACGCGGCACGACGTGGTCGCCTTCACGCGGGCCGTCAGTGAATCGCTGGGCGAAGAACGTCGCTGGATCCATTACGGCCTTACGTCATCCGACGTGGTGGACACGGCCTGGTCCTACCGCCTCAAACAGGCCAACGACCTGATCCTGGAGGCCCTGGATCGCTTCTTAGAGGTGCTGGCGCGGCGGGCGCGGGAGCACAAACGCACGCTGATGATGGGGCGCACCCATGGCGTGCACGCCGAACCCACAACGTTCGGGCTCAAGCTGGCATTGTTTTATGACATGATGCAACGCAACCGGGCCCGCTTTGTGGCCGCTGCCGAAGAAATGCGCGTGGGCAAACTCTCCGGGGCCGTGGGCACGTTCGCGCATATTCCTCCCGAAGTGGAGCGCCTGACCTGCGAAAAACTGGGACTGAAACCAGCCCCTATCTCCACCCAGGTGCTAGCGCGTGATCGCCACGCACACTACCTGTCGGTACTGGCCCTGATCGGGGCTACGCTGGAACAACTGGCTGTTGAAGTCCGGCACCTGCAGCGCAGCGAAGTGCGCGAGGTAGAAGAAGCCTTTGGCCAGGGGCAGAAGGGTTCATCGGCCATGCCCCATAAACGCAACCCGATCGCTTCTGAAAACATCACGGGGTGTGCGCGCCTGCTACGCGGCTACATGCTCTCCGCTTACGAAAACGTTGCCCTCTGGCACGAACGCGACATCTCCCACTCCTCGGTCGAGCGCGTCATCCTGCCCGACGCTACTACGCTCGTGCACTACGCGCTGCACCGCTACGCTGACGTGCTCGATTCACTGCGGATCTATCCGCAGCGCATGCGCCGCAACATGGAGCTGACCTTCGGACTTTACAACAGCCAGCGCCTGCTGCTGATGCTGATCGACAAAGGACTGAGCCGCGAGGCTGCCTACGACCTGGTGCAGCCCGCCGCCATGCAGGCCTGGGACGAAGAACGCCCCTTCTACGAAATCGTCCGCCAACATCCCGGCATCACCCGGCACCTCTCACCAGAAGAGATCGACGAAGCCTTTGATCCGGCATACCACTTGCGCTACGTGGACGAAATCTTCCGACGGGTCGGACTGGAATAG